The Thermoplasmata archaeon genomic sequence CCCGAAGGTGCCAACCGTTCGACACGGGACGCCGAGCTGTTCGCCGGTCCCCGGTCGGATGGCGGGCCTTGGTTCGGCACACCTAGAGATGTCGAGACGCCCGAAGGCGCAGGGTGGCGCGGAGCCGTTCAACATGAAACCGATTCCGAACTCCCTCGGACATGCTTCCAAGGATCGGCTCCGACCCCGAGGAGGGCCTTCATGCCGAGGGGAACTGGAGGCGAGAAAGGGGCCACACGTGGCGCTGCGCGGCGGGGCAGAGCTCCACCTCCGATGGTGGACCGATTGCGGCCGAGCCCCCCCGCTTTCTATGTCGGCCCGAAGGCGAGGAACCGCTGCGCATGGCCGTTGAGCGCCTGCCCGCAGCCCGCCCGGATCGAGCATGCCCCTGGGGCCGCCTGCCAGGCTCTACGGGAACGATCGCCTAGATGACGGTCATCGCGATGAACGGGATGACCTGCGCGTACCACTGGGTCTTCATGGACAAGTCCACGTCGTTGAGGTGGTCGAAGGGATTGTAGTTGGCCCCCCACCGGCTGATGATCTGCTGGTACGTCATGTTCAGCGGCCCGGAGATCCCCGAGACGAGGATGCTCGGGAAGAAGGAATCGGACCCCCACGTGGTCGTCGTGCAGCAGGTGAACGCGGTCCTGGTGACTGCCAAGATTGCTACGGGGGTGCCCCCGGTTTCCTGGTTCAGGGGGTTGATGTCGAACACCTGCGCGTACTCGAAGTTGTTATAAACCCCCGTGCCCGGATACTTCGCGAGGCCGCCGGCGTTGGCTGGTTTGGTCGGGTCGACCGCGCATTTCGAGTTGCCGGCCGGGTCCTTCGCGACGCCGCAGACGACGTAAATCGTCTGCACGCTCGAGGCGCTTGCACTGCGGAAGGCAAGCGAGGTGAAGCCGTCGACGAAGATCGTGCGATTCCCGTGATTCGCCATCAGGAGGTGGAAGAGCGCGCCGCCGCCGGTGTTGAGGTCATTCCTCTGAACTCGGCCCAGCGAGAAGTGATTGCTCGTCCCAACGATCTCCCCCATATGCGAGAACCAAACCTCTTCGGCGCGGACCTGGATGAAGCCGATGTACTGCCACAGCTGGCTCGGGATCGAGCCGCCTCCGCCTCCTCCGCCGAAGGTCTGCGGGACCACGTGCAGTACGAAGCGGGTCGTCGTCTGATGGCCCTTCAGGTCGGTCGCGTTCAACAGGATAATCGATCCGTCCCACTCGAGGGGCGGCAGGGGGGAGCTCATGCACGAGGAGCCGAGGGTGAAGACGTGGTCCCCCGCGGCCCGGTCCGGTGCGACGCCGTCATCTTTCATCGGGAGGGGCACCGAACACGTGGGGTTGACTCCGTACCACATCGTGAGGGTTGCGTACACGGAATTCACGTTCAGGTCGTTGTCCGGGTCCGTGACCTTGACATACAGATTGAAGCCCAAGGTCGCCTGGACAGGGTCGACGATCTCGGTGGACGGGAAGCCGTCGGTCCACTTGTCGGTGAAGACGGGGGGCCGTGTGCCCGCGGGTGCGGTCACTTGGCTCGTCCAAACGATGAAGCTCTTCTGGATGTCGATGATCGTGACCGAGATTGTGTCGGACGATCGGAGCAGGTAGTTCTTGTACGCCCATCGCTCGCCGATATCCCAGACGCTGTCCTTTCCGTCCATCAGGCCGCTCGGAGTGGCAAGGAGCCCGTTGTAGAGATGGAGGATGACGACGTCCGTCTGCGGGGCGGCCGAGCCTCGCTGCGACACGACGTAGATGATCGTGGGCACCGGCAGAAGCGCCTCGCCGCCCTGATGGAACAGGGTGATGTTCACTCCGATTTCAACCCCGAGTCCGCTGTAGATCGGCTGCATCTCCGGGCGGATGTCCAGCCGAGTCTGTGCGGTGGGCGTTGGGATGTTCGAGACCCAGATGATGATCACGGAAAACAGGACGACCGTCATCGCGAGAATCAGGATCGTGCCGATGACTTCCGACACACCCGACTCGTCTTCGCGCAAGATGGTTTTCATGAATGTGGCCTCCCGGTGTGGCTGGGAAGATGAACTCACACCCGAGCCGACGATATATAAACTGTTCGTGGTAGTTACCATTCGCTGAAAGCGTGAGAATCAAAACCGGAGGCGCGCGGCCCCCGATTTGGCTCGCGGGAATCGGATCTCGAGCCCGCAATTGAATCGCTTCGAGGCTCGGCAGGGGGCCGCCAGGGTTGGTTCGGGCCGTTTCGTCCGAGGGTTTCAACATTTCTATCTGCCAAATTGAATGGAAGCCATCACTCCCGATAAGCCGATGTTCTGCCGCGTGAGAACACGTCCGTATCGGTGGGGATAATCGGCCGGTAAGATTCTTATGGAGCGGCCCGGGATGCGACCGCAACAATCCCATCGGTCCCGCCCTCCGGATGTGCCCGAAGGACTCGACCAGGGAGGTCATCGGGGATGCAGAATCGAGCAGGCCGGGACGCGAGGGCGTTCAGCCTCTGGATTGTCTGGACCCTCGCGTTGGGCGGATTCTTGGCCGTCCTCGCGGTCAGCCCGGCGTCCCAGGCCGGCACATGCGACCAAGCCGGCGGCGTCATCACGGGCGATTGGACAATCACGACGGTCCAAGTGTGCAGCGGGATCCTGTACACAGTCGACGGGACGATCAACATCAACTCGGGCGGGAGCCTGACCCTCATCGACGGCGGCCTGAGCTTCGCGAAGGACGAGTCCCACACCGGCTACTCGCTCAACGTGAACGCGGGCGGCGAGCTCGTGCTCGACAACTCGACCGTGACGACGCAGACGGACGCGATCTCACCCTATCTGAAACTCGCGTTCACGGTCTCCGGCGCCAACAGCCGGTTCACGATGAGGGACGGGGCGAGCCTCAAGTTCCCCGGTTGGTTCAACACGACGGGCGCCACGCTCAACATCACCGACTCGAAGGTCACGGGCTTCACGGACTCGGAGATTTCGGATCTCGGCCTCGATACGGACGACAACAACGACGCCCCGACGATGTCTTGGGCCTCGACGTCG encodes the following:
- a CDS encoding type IV pilin N-terminal domain-containing protein, translated to MKTILREDESGVSEVIGTILILAMTVVLFSVIIIWVSNIPTPTAQTRLDIRPEMQPIYSGLGVEIGVNITLFHQGGEALLPVPTIIYVVSQRGSAAPQTDVVILHLYNGLLATPSGLMDGKDSVWDIGERWAYKNYLLRSSDTISVTIIDIQKSFIVWTSQVTAPAGTRPPVFTDKWTDGFPSTEIVDPVQATLGFNLYVKVTDPDNDLNVNSVYATLTMWYGVNPTCSVPLPMKDDGVAPDRAAGDHVFTLGSSCMSSPLPPLEWDGSIILLNATDLKGHQTTTRFVLHVVPQTFGGGGGGGSIPSQLWQYIGFIQVRAEEVWFSHMGEIVGTSNHFSLGRVQRNDLNTGGGALFHLLMANHGNRTIFVDGFTSLAFRSASASSVQTIYVVCGVAKDPAGNSKCAVDPTKPANAGGLAKYPGTGVYNNFEYAQVFDINPLNQETGGTPVAILAVTRTAFTCCTTTTWGSDSFFPSILVSGISGPLNMTYQQIISRWGANYNPFDHLNDVDLSMKTQWYAQVIPFIAMTVI